AACACCCTAAAGAGGTGGGgtaggccacctagagggtgtcacCCTCTCCCTGGCTAGGGGATTGGACGGAGTTGTTAGGGATTGGAGGAAGAGGGAGTTGGGGAAGAAAAAGATTATTGGTTTTGGGGATGTGTTGAAGGACTGGATGGTCTTGAGGCTAGGGTACGATTACTTTTTATTAGATAGTGCAGGCATAGGAGGGAAGGGTTTTTGtgcttgatttattttatttatttgtttttgtttcattttgtataTATTATAATATAGGGCATCTGGTTGACATACTGACATTCGTTGAGTATTTATCTTTTACAGACATCTTGGATAGCTGTGACACGAATTTCATGAGTAACAAAAGTTGATTAACACAGTAGATATAAGGAAATATACATTTTACATAGTTTGAAAAAAGCGTACATAGATATTTATCTTTCCTTATCAGAGCCTAATACAGAACATAAGTGAATTATAAAAGATCCAACACGTGCACCCAAGGttaaaatatataaacattacATTAGGAAACTGGATAAATTTACATATGACCTATATTGGAAATACATGAATTAAAAGGACTATCTATTAATTATCACTACACTAAATTGATTAAAGAAAGGTAAGTGAAGATGTTTACAAACTGGCTACTGTGTGGTCGATAAAAAGGGTGACGTTGTAACAACGAATATGAGAAATTGCCCCTAAACAGTCTTCCCATACCATCCGGGCGGAGGGGCCGTGTGAAGGGATTTGAGGATATGGAGTGGGGTGCAGATGAAAGGAGGGGTCTTGGGAGATTGCAGAAGAAGGGAGAGGATGGGATTGTTACGGTCACGGGAACGTTGGAAATAGCGGGTAGTGAGAAAGGAGAGGAAAGTATCTAGTTTGGGAATTAGGAAGATGTTGTACAGGTCAGAGGTTTGAAAGAGTTGAGGAAGGCGGAGGGCGATGCGGACTAGGCAGCGTTCCATGGATAGGAAGGTTTAAGGAGGGTAGCGTGGGAGTCGGCAACGATCAGCCACTGGTGAAACCATAGACGATGGCAGAGCGGATGAAGGCGGTGTAGATGAGGAGAAGAAGTTTAGAGTCGAGACCCCAGTTGGTCCCGGAAAGCCGACAAACCAACGGTGCTCGACGGCAGGATTTGGTTTAAAGGATCCGGAGATGCGGGCGGAAATTGAGGAATTCGTCTATAGTTACACCAAGGTACTTGAGGGAGGATTGAGTGGTAAGTGGGGTGTGTCGGGTGAGTCGGAGGAGGTTGGGGTCACGGGTCACTGAAAAGCGACGGCGACTACGACGGATTAGGATTGATTGGGTTTTGGAGGGGTTTATAAGGAGATGCCACTTGTCAGTCACACCAGGATAGGTTTTAGGAGGTTGTTCATGCTAGTGGCGGAGGGAAGGGGTACTAGGATTGCAGTATCATCCGCGAATTGAAGTAACTGAATGGGGGCGTGTGGTTGAGGAATATCTGCAACGAACAAGATGAAGAATATGGGTGATAGTGAGGAGTCTTGAGGAAGACCACAGGACATGGGAAATgcaaaaaatggcgtatggcttttagcgccgggagtgtccgaggacatgtttggctcgccaggtgcaggtcttttgatttgactcccgtaggcgacctgcgcgtcgtgatgaggatgaaatgatgatgaagacaaatgAAGAGGAGATATCCTGGCAGATCGGTGGGAGAAGTAAGAGGTGATGAGGCGAATGTAGGTAGTGGGTAGGGCAAAAAAGTGAAGTTTAAAGATGAGGGCTGCATGCTAAACAGAGTCGAAGCCTTGTTGAAATCGAAAGTAATGAGAATGGAGGGTTAAGACGGTCGAAGGCAATTTGATGAGTTTGAGGAGTTGGTCGTGGGAAAAGAAGCCGGGACATAAACCTCCTTGAGAAAGCGGGAGAAGGTGATGGGACGACAGGTGGGAGAGGAGGTGGTGGACCAGGATTTTATCTAGAAGCGTGGCTAGGACGGAAATGAGACATATTGGTCGGTACGAGTCTAGGTCGGACAGGGCTTTTCGGGATTTGGGAAACAGGAGCATGATGCATGTCTTCCAGGCGGTTGGGTAGAAGCCGGTATGGAGGATGAAAGTGAAAAGGATGGCTAGAAGGGTGAAGAGGATGCGAGGGGCTTCACGGATATGGCGGGGTAACGGATATTGTCGGGGTCGGATATGGTGTTGCGAGATTTGGAGAGGGTGATATGAATCGGTGGGGGTGATGGAAGAATCGAGAGGGTGAGGGGAGGGGTGTGTGCAACATAGGGTATGAGTCCAGGAGAGTATTGAACGGTATGATGGAGTAGTACATCAGCAAGGTAGAAATGTTGGGATAATTGGTTGTTGAAGCTACATGCGAAATGTTCAGAGAAGATCTCCAGCTTTTCCTTGGTATTAGCTGGAGCCTTTCCTTGATGaatgataggataggaaggggTGCTATACCGGACGAGGAGGCTGGAAATACGACGCCAATATTGGGAGGAATGAGCATGTAGGGAGTTGAGGGTTGTGCAGGCTTGGGACCACGAGCGACATTTGTGAGCAATAAGGTAGTTACGTACTGCGCTGAGGTGTTGGCGGTGCAAGCCGAGAAAATAGGTGGCATGCGTGCGAGTGCAATCCTGGAGATAGGTTTGGGAAAGTTTCTGTAGACGGAGAAATTAAGGCGGGAGGCGCGGTTTGGAGGGGAAATATAAAGTGGTGGCGATATTGGCTTTGGAAGCAGAGGTTATAGAAGATTGCAGGAGATCCTGGAGGTTATCAACTGAGGCCTGGTCGgtcagggggggggggtggaagcgTGTTGGAGAGGGCGGAACGGTATGGATTCCAATTGGTTGGAGCGAAATTGGGTATTGGTTGGTGGGGGTGGGTGAAGGGTTTGAGAATGAGTGGTGAGTGGGGATTTGTAAAAGAACAGGGAGATGGTCACTGCCAATTCTGCGAAGGAGTGTAATATTGATGAGATATGTGAGAACGTTATGGGTGATGAATTCATCAGGTGTGGTCTGGGGTGAGGAGCGTGTTGGGCCAGGGAGTGGGATAAGGGAGGAATCGATGTAACTGAGGAGGGTGGAGGCTGTGCATTCCTCGAACGGATCTGTCTGAGATTCAGGTCGGCAAGAAGAATGCAGTGTGGAAAGGTCCTGCTGAGGTGGGTGAAGTAATCTAGTGGGAGAGGTTAGCTGGAACGCGTGTAAATGCTAGCGAGATGTAAGATGCGGGAGCGAAAGTAGATTGTGGCTGCTATGGATTCTGGAAAGTTAAGAAGATGGTGGGGGAACGTGGAAGCAAGTAGGAAGGGAACCTTTCATACCTATTGCTGAACCTATCCTGCGGACTTCAGGGCGATCTGCTCGATGGAGGATGTATCCAGGAAGATGGGCTGAGGTTCTGGGGCCGAGCATTATTTCGTTGAGTAAGATGGTGTGGACTGGGTGCTGGTGAATGAGAGTCAGGATGGTGAGACGCTTGGTTGAGAAGAATTGGATATTTACAAATAGAATGGAGATGGGAGGGGAGGAATTCGCAGGTTTGGGTCGACAATCCGTCTCCAAACGGGTGAATTGAAAATGGGAGTTTAGGCCTGAGTGCGTGGTGACAAAATGGAGGTTTAAAGTCTGGTTAGCCACTGCTTGAAAGTGAGAGAGGACTAAGGGTCGATGATATGGGAATAGATTGAGGAGAGTAAGGGTGGTGAAGCGAATGATATCTTCGATGGTAGGAGGAGGAAACTGTGAGCGGGTGAGATCTGCAGGCGAGTCCACGGTTCTGACGAGGACGATGAGTTCGGGGCGGTTGTCAGGGGGAGGAGGTatggcattatctatctatctatcaaatgctttcattccccaccctaaaggagtggggcgggccacctagccCTCTCtttggccaagagatgcgggcaggttggggagttgtgagggaagaaggaggtggataaggacttgaagaagtaggagatgggacaggatttgcgtcttgtctaagtgcttgtatagaagactttattgatattttagtGAATTTTACAATTCAGAatgatggatgaggtgatacaatttGTAATGATGAATATGATGTGCCTAAGTCCGTCGGaagtagggtccggggtagctatgggaggttaggaactggagggtggtggtgatgttatggagagagaGAAGGTATGGCATTTATTCTATCGGAAGTGTATTATCTCCGTGTGCTAAGTAATGGCGAGTGCTAGCGCTTATATCGCTTGGGTTCTGGGGTATTATTTCAACTTGTAAGCTAAATTGATTAAAATTGAACTCAACTTCCAACAAAcgtgccagtttttctttctccTGTCAACCAGAGAGTATGTCAGAACATACAGGGAGTGTGTGATGTGGAAGACTGTCTGTCATTTCTTTCCTGTGTCTGTCATGTGTATATATTATACATTGTTGTGTGACTTGTACATGGCTGATGGGGCCAAAagccaaagaaaagaaaaagcttGTCAACTTGCCATGCTATAGTCACGTACAGCTCATTATGGTAGTGGCCATGTCTCACTACCTGTGGTTGCATTCGTCCACTGTTTATCGGCCACTTGTGTTAGGCACTCCCCGACCTTAACTCAGCCGCCAGGCCATTCAGGTTCTACTGTGCGTTACCGGACAGTAATCCACTGAATGTTATCAAAttcgaaaataattaaaatatttatcttAGTGCTTCTTTAGCTCCTCAGAACATGTTCGCTGTGAGTTCTCAGTATTGGATGTACCCAAAACGGCACTATACTTGTCGTCGTTTACGGTGGTGTTGTTATATTATTTGTAGCGCTTCTATGCTTCCATATCGAATACCATTTTGCTAGTGCCGCGTGGCTGGATAAAATGTTTGCACAGTGGAGCCACTACTGGACAGCCATCTCAAAATCATGCACCAAATTCCAATCCTTGAATTCACAATACAACCAATACCTTCTGATAACACAAAACACTGAATAAGAGTCTGGCTCTATAGCTGACTGAACAGCGTCCTGGTGTTCAGTCTttggggccccggattcgattcccggtcgaatcgaaatattttaattttaagtgtttaATTCCTATGGTTCGAGGATATTTCTACAGCTCGCACACCAGACACAACACTGCCATCTACGACACTAACATACAGTTTTCTgtacacgacagatgccgcccagCATTTTCAGAAGGCCTGCCTTACAACGCCTGCATTAATCTaacaataacaacatgaaatatttATAATGAATAAATCTGCAGCATAAGTATACAGTAGAAAGGAAGTCCACGACTCTACCGTGTGTTGTGGGTCAGTATTTGCAAGTAAGACAGATGATCATAAAAGCTAAACCTAAACCGTAGCAAATACAACCCCTTAAGGGCCTTGACCGCCAAGTCAACTGCTGACCAACCAAATGACTTGAAGATACtgaagtgtcacgtggtcagtgACAATTTTCTTGGCCATGGAGGTTTTCTTCACTAGGTCCGCTGTCTCGTATGATCACATCAGTTGAATTCAAGAGgttcaatcatcaatcactactgatctgcatttagggcagacgtctaggtggcagatttcctatcagttgttttcctagccttttcttaaatgattgcaaagaaattggaaattgttttgaacatctcccttcgtaagttattctaatccctaacttcccctcccataaatgaatatttgtccctatttgtcctcttgaatttcaactttatctacatattgtgatctttcctacttttaaaaacaccactcaaatttattcgtctactaatgtcattccacgccatctctcctctggcagctcggaacataccacttagtcgcgcagatcgtctcctttctcccaagttttcccagcccaaacttagcaaaatATGTGtaactctattgtcggaaatcatccagaacaaatcgagctgctttcttcggatattttccagttcttgaatcaagtaatcctggtgagggtcccatacactggaaacatactctatcTGAGGTTTTACCACAGACTTAacaccctcttctttacatcctcacCACAACCCCTATatatcctcataatcatgtgcagagatctgtactctttatttacaatcatatttatgtgattaccccaatgaagatatttccttatattaacacctaggtacttacaatgatccccaatacgaacttccaccccatcaaggcagtaattaaaaggacttttcctatttgtgaaactcacaacctggcttttaaccccgtttatcgccatactattgcctactctccatctcacaacattatcgaggtcattttgcagtttctcacattcttgtaactgatttattgctctgtacagaataacatcatctgcgaaaagccttatctgtaattccacttctttactcatatcattgacatatgtataagaaagcataaaggtccaataatactgccttgaggaattcccctcttaatttcaagaaatatagccacccattcagtcactcttttgtctagtccaattgcactcatttttgccagtagtctcccacgacctaccctatcaaatgccttagattggtcaatggcgatacagtccatttgacctcctgaatccaggatatctgctatatcttgctggaatcctacaagctgatcttcagtgggataacctttcccaaacccgactgccttctatcgaacctgttattaatttcacaaacatgtataatataatcagaacgaaagctttcccaaatcttacgtgcaatgcatgtcaaactaactggcctgtaatggTCAGCTTtgtatctatcaccctttcccttacacacaggggctactatggcaacaCTCCATCCACTTGGTacagctcattcatgcaaacaataatcagataagtacttcaggtatgatactacatcccaacccataaTTTTTACTCTattccccgaaatcttatcaattccaaccgcttttctggTTTTAAACTCTTGTGTCTTACAGTAAATATCAGTGTtgacataggtaaattttaatacttcttgagTATTAGTCACCTTTCCTATCTGGacaatatccttgtaaccaacaatctttacatactgctgactgaaatcTTCTGTCTTTTGATGATCCCCgcatacacgctccccttgttcatgaatgattcctggaatgtccttcttggaacctgtttatgccttaaagtacctatatataccctttcatttttcactaaaatttgtatgattgccaattatgcttgccatcatgttatccttaactgactctCTCATTCCTGTttgatcagccatatggtactgcctaatagtcctaattttaatacttcctgtctatcacatttatttttaattacgacaaaaacagcttcgtgatcactaataccatctgttacttcggtttccctatagagctcatctggttttagcagCACCACGTCCAACATattcctccctctagttggttccatcactttctgaatcagctgcccttcccatatttgcttatttgccatttgttggtcatgcttcctgtcgttcgcagttccttcccatttgacatttggtaaattgagatgcGGAGTGAACCCCATTTCAGCTGAATGAATATCTTTCGGAAAATGGGATCGAAGGCAGGGCGTCCCAATTAAAGGCAGACAGTCTGCTCCTATTCTAAGAGAAAGGCGACAGATGTTAAAATCCATAGTACAGACAAGTGTCTGGTTTCCAAAGGTCTCCTATAATTTTCGAATAACAGAAAAAAACTTCTTAGCCCTAGGTAAGATAACTCAGAAAAGAATGGTTTTTTCATTGCCTTTTTTCAATATCTGCTCATCTCTTGGTAAATTTCGGTATGTTATTTAGCGTACAGAATTCGTTTGTTTCTTTCCTAGTCCTAACACCAATTAACTACAAATATACTAATCTGAACAGACACTACATCATGTAGTTTATAAAAAAATCACATACGTTACTGACTATGAAGTATGAAGAAAATTTTATGAAGCAGCAGCAACATAATATAATTTGTTGTGTACACCAGAGTATTTATTCTCTTGAAAGCTCTCATCGAACAGCCATAAATATGATGCTTTATAAATCATgatgcttttgctggcgagacctagtgtttatagtgtaTTGTGTCTTATGGCATGGGCTATAACAATTTTGTTagttttattgatctgtctcagttttatttgacaatgtgaaagtgactgaggtatgagagatgcaagaaatgccattccttatgcagccaatccctgttacgaatggtgtcagaatgttgctcatagggtcggtttgtgcatgcatttcagtgggcttggtagactgatatgtagtagcaacttctggctcagtgaggaaagcaacggggatcTACCTCattccccatttccctagtacgcctcctcaatGATGTCTAGGTTATGTTTGATAGCTGATGGTGGAGATGTTGAGTATGCAACCAGCCTTCGTGTTAAGGACTGAACAAACAAACGTACATAAATTATGAAACATTTACTGttcgaaattttgattcaatataaTTCTCTTTGTTTTTCCAGATCatattcaaattaagtattgcactACGGCGAAGTGCTATTTTTTGCATTATTTTAGGTGGATTTCTGATCCAAAGAAGAAGAATTCTCGGGCAGATTCAACTGTCTAattattaattttgatttttgtggTACTTTTCTAAAGGAAATTTTAATGTTCAAATTTtctaatactaataacaataaatGAGGGTCAACTGCATCTCCTATTGACAAAGGCTTTCTTTTTTCTCTTCCAGGAACAGGATTGGGTCTCCTATTACCTGCATCCTTCACATGCATTAACCACTACTTTCTGCGACGCCGTACGTGTGCTATGGGGGCTGCGCAGCTGATGGCAGCTGTGGGCGTCATGCTGTATCCCTTGTTAATAGAGACTCTATTGGAGCAATACGGATTCCGAGGCACGCAAGTCATTCTTTCCGCGCTGAGCTTGAACACTTTAGTAGGGGCAATGATTATGAAGCCCCTAGACTCCTCCTCGCTGCTCCTAAGGAGAAAATCCTTTGAACGCCGTATCGAAGATCAACTCCGTAGAAAATCCATCATCTCCGTAAGAAGTATTAGACTTAAAACTGACAACGATGGCGGACGGTATCTCTCTACTGATGATGAATCTGACATTAACGAGGGTAACAAAAGCGAAGAGATCCCCTTACGCGAAGGTCTACTACAGTTCAGTACGAACTGCAATACGATCACTGAATCAATACTGGAGGAAGCAGAGGAAGAAGACACCAGTGAATCACAGCCAATATTTGACGGCAATTctcagaattcaaacaaaaataaaataccgGTATTATCAGAAGGAGATTCGTTAGATAATGGAAGTAATCCTGTTGAACTAATCAAGGATGTTACGAACATCTCCATTACTAATGAAGATGCTGATAATCTTATTTTATCACAAATCAAGAATCAGAGCCGTCGTCAAGAGATTCCTAGCATTAAAATATCTAATAGTGTGAATCATTTTGACTATGGTTATGAAAGGCTGAAATATATCGACGAAATTGATGTTTCTGATACAGGTCATTCAAACGAATCACATACTGAAGTTCTTGCAAATAGTCCTCATAGCTCAGAAAATTATTATTCCAGTAATAAAAGAAGCTATATTGAGACAGTATCTATTACCAAGACTCCATTGCAGTCTAGAAAGAAATTTAAATCGAGTTGCGAATCCAACAATGAACATGAAATGCAGGACGTGGGTGATGAAATTGGGCCTAGAGATCCAAATCAGACAGCTCTCAACAGTTCATTGACTCAAACCGAAAACTGTGTACAGAATGGATGTCACAATTCAGCAGCAAACACTGAAGTCCCCGGGGATACACCTCGAGAAAGTGCCCTGTTTACGGTAGGAGGCGGTGATGTTATATTAAAAGTGCCCACCATTGACGTGCTGGATGTTCCTAATTGTGCCATACGATCTTGTGACAATAACGATACAGCTTTCATTCGACGATCTCATTCAGCCAATATTCTCGGTCACCACTACTACCACAAGGACATTATAATTCCTTCCGTCGGTTCCTATAATGAACTCAGCGCAGATTCAGCCTTGCATCATGCTTCCAGTTTGACAGCTTTCTCTAGAGACTTTCCGACTTATAAGAAAACGTACGAGAGATCTTCTCGTAATAATGGAAAGGACTATCAGCGTTACCCTCAACTGATGGACGCAAAATTCCACACAGTAAGTGGGCGGCGTGAGGATCGGGTGTTTAGTCAGAGAGATATTATCAAAAGTCGATCCGCCAGCAACATACTTAATGCAAGGAATAAAAATAATCTGGGGGTAAGGCCAACCAAACTAAACGTAGCATTTTGTGACAGACCACCTACAAATGCTGGTGATCGTTACTACTCTAGTTTTTACAGCGATATAAGTGAGAGAGATCCTCACAGAGTACATCCTTGTTTCTACGAGGGCACCACGGCATTAGTTCCCGCTCAAGAAAGTTTAGATGCCGCAGAACATGTCACAggtgtggtatttgaagatgaagtGACACCAATGAAACCTCTTCTGAAACCATCTCCACAGGTAAGATTAATATGTAAGAGGCCGTAGTGTACCACCGGTGAAACACGCCCACATACTGATTCATATATTTTTGCCTTCTCAGCACATTTAATAGGGAGTTCAATATTTGCCGTACGGATTCAAGAGAATCATAGTGTATGGCAGCGGCGGATATACTATAGGGGCCAGAGGGACCGGGCTCCAcctttgtaatttattatttgtaGCTGTTATTGCAAACACTATGAAGCGAGTATGATATTGAACGCTAATAGTCCGTCAACGGCCTCGGTTCCGTGTCCCCAACCACCTCGCCTCCCCAGGTGTTCTCAGCGGCGCATCAGTCGACTGTCTTGCATCCCCTTGCTGGCCCCAACCACCTCGCCTCCCCACGTGTTCTCAGCGGCGCATCAGTCGACTGGCTTACATTCCCTTGCTGGCCCCAACCACCTCGCCTCCCCACGTGTTCTCAGCGGCGCATCAGTCGACTGGCTTGCATCCCCTTGCTGGCCCCAACCACCTCGCCTCCCAACATGTTCTCAGCGGCGCATAAGTCGACTGGCTTACATCCCCTCCTCGGCTACCTGGCAGAGTGGCAGTGTTCATGGGTGTTGCTAGCGAGTTATCACGTCGTTTGGGGCCAGAAGAAGCTGGTCCGTTGCGCTGGCTT
The Anabrus simplex isolate iqAnaSimp1 chromosome 3, ASM4041472v1, whole genome shotgun sequence genome window above contains:
- the LOC136867191 gene encoding uncharacterized protein is translated as MQDVGDEIGPRDPNQTALNSSLTQTENCVQNGCHNSAANTEVPGDTPRESALFTVGGGDVILKVPTIDVLDVPNCAIRSCDNNDTAFIRRSHSANILGHHYYHKDIIIPSVGSYNELSADSALHHASSLTAFSRDFPTYKKTYERSSRNNGKDYQRYPQLMDAKFHTVSGRREDRVFSQRDIIKSRSASNILNARNKNNLGVRPTKLNVAFCDRPPTNAGDRYYSSFYSDISERDPHRVHPCFYEGTTALVPAQESLDAAEHVTGVVFEDEVTPMKPLLKPSPQAHMSSSFEFLARFPPPPRGDKRRPSAMTTISARSLKELGEDSDSSDSSLCIGSSEESHFRPAARQRKQSVISWTADCLDLELLKDAIYVNIIVGVSFSLFSDNMFFNLQPLYYLSLEFSGPQVALCIAVNSAADLVGRLVFVLCSFCLTYKSRLLFLLASIATIVFRIVFLLTKDYVIICVMTALLGFFRSWINVCIPLIFAEFSPVDRFPAAYGLHLLTAGLVHLLIGPFVGLIRDVSGSYVTCLGTITGCLLFCVIPWIGEALFFRLSAVLKISS